Proteins found in one Miscanthus floridulus cultivar M001 chromosome 4, ASM1932011v1, whole genome shotgun sequence genomic segment:
- the LOC136551742 gene encoding protein trichome birefringence-like 14, whose amino-acid sequence MKGGCLHRLLVHKLCFGLVVLLTVPIVVLLLEGAPVLTIFSTTPGQLKVISQGFLQQQEQEHLGDDGATLAGSPGPASMSRSHKNCNYAKGKWIEDDKQPLYSGNECKQWLSKMWACRMMRRAHFSYENYRWQPHGCEMPEFTGPNFLKRMRNRTLAFVGDSLGRQQFQSMMCIATGGKYSPEVEDVGWKYGLVKAPGALRPDGWAYRFPSTNTTILFYWSATLSELEPLNTEDTVTRYALHLDRPVTFLKKYLNYFDVLVLNTGHHWNRGKFNGNHWELHADGKPVGNGSRLADLTRAKTLTLHSIARWMDSELARHPKMKVFLRTISPRHFVNGDWNTGGTCGNTIPLSNGSEVLQDHSIDIPAENAVKGTRVKLLDITAISKLRDEGHISNSSFKKASTGINDCLHWCLPGIPDMWNELLFVQI is encoded by the exons ATGAAAGGCGGCTGTCTGCATAGGCTCCTTGTCCACAAGCTATGCTTTGGCCTGGTGGTTCTCCTCACTGTGCCGATTGTTGTTCTGTTACTGGAAGGAGCCCCAGTCCTCACGATCTTCAGCACAACACCAGGGCAATTAAAAGTTATCTCTCAAG GTTTCCTACAGCAGCAGGAGCAGGAACATCTTGGAGATGATGGAGCAACCCTAGCTGGGTCTCCAGGTCCAGCTTCCATGAGCCGCTCGCACAAAA ATTGTAACTACGCAAAGGGGAAGTGGATAGAAGATGATAAGCAGCCATTGTACTCTGGTAACGAGTGCAAGCAATGGCTGTCAAAAATGTGGGCTTGTCGAATGATGCGGCGTGCACATTTCTCTTATGAGAATTATCGGTGGCAGCCACATGGCTGTGAGATGCCTGAGTTTACAGGGCCTAACTTCTTAAAAAG GATGAGGAACCGAACTCTTGCTTTTGTTGGTGATTCACTTGGCAGACAACAATTTCAGTCAATGATGTGTATAGCAACTGGTGGCAAATACAGTCCTGAGGTCGAAGATGTTGGTTGGAAATATGGCCTTGTCAAAGCCCCAGGTGCTCTAAGACCTGATGGGTGGGCTTATAGATTTCCATCCACCAACACAACTATCCTTTTCTACTGGTCTGCTACTCTGTCTGAATTAGAACCTCTGAATACAGAAGACACAGTGACCAGATATGCATTGCATCTTGATCGACCAGTTACATTTTTGAAGAAGTATCTTAATTACTTTGATGTCCTAGTACTTAACACAGGCCATCACTGGAACAGAGGGAAATTCAATGGAAATCACTGGGAATTGCATGCTGATGGGAAGCCTGTAGGCAATGGTAGTAGACTTGCAGACCTAACCCGTGCGAAAACTCTTACATTGCATAGCATTGCTAGATGGATGGATTCAGAACTTGCACGACATCCTAAGATGAAAGTATTCCTCAGGACAATTTCACCAAGGCACTTTGTAAATGGTGACTGGAACACAGGTGGGACATGTGGAAATACCATCCCCTTATCTAATGGAAGTGAGGTCTTGCAGGACCATTCAATTGATATACCCGCAGAAAATGCTGTGAAGGGAACTCGGGTTAAGCTTTTGGATATCACTGCTATCTCAAAACTACGAGATGAGGGGCATATCTCAAACTCTAGTTTCAAAAAAGCTTCCACCGGAATTAATGATTGCTTGCACTGGTGCTTACCTGGTATACCAGACATGTGGAATGAGCTTCTCTTTGTACAGATTTAG
- the LOC136549817 gene encoding uncharacterized protein isoform X1, giving the protein MIFGDPAAADIVLTCGADILAMGLNVTHQVGVSDIKKGVPSAESSRSVRGLGKGVSGKPYPRLCNARRPRLEPGTFRSQANVRLDDFGCMGQCWILGCCLLTRGSWKHPIEICKGFLLLKRCACVAWMHIFLKMKKVA; this is encoded by the exons ATATTTGGGGATCCTGCCGCGGCAGATATTGTGCTCACCTGTGGTGCTGATATTTTGGCCATGGGACTAAATGTAACACACCAAGTAGGTGTATCAG ACattaaaaagggcgtacccagtgcagagagctcccgctctgtgcggggtctggggaagggtgtaagtggcaagccttaccctcgcctgtgcaatgcgaggagaccgcgactcgaacccgggaccttccggtcacaggcg AATGTCAGGCTGGACGATTTTGGATGTATGGGGCAATGTTGGATTCTTGGCTGCTGTCTGTTGACCAG GGGAAGTTGGAAACATCCTATCGAAATTTGTAAAGGCTTTCTGTTGTTGAAGAGGTGTGCATGTGTTGCCTGGATGCACATCTTTCTGAAAATGAAAAAGGTGGCCTGA
- the LOC136549817 gene encoding uncharacterized protein isoform X2, whose translation MIFGDPAAADIVLTCGADILAMGLNVTHQVGVSDIKKGVPSAESSRSVRGLGKGVSGKPYPRLCNARRPRLEPGTFRSQAAGRFWMYGAMLDSWLLSVDQGKLETSYRNL comes from the exons ATATTTGGGGATCCTGCCGCGGCAGATATTGTGCTCACCTGTGGTGCTGATATTTTGGCCATGGGACTAAATGTAACACACCAAGTAGGTGTATCAG ACattaaaaagggcgtacccagtgcagagagctcccgctctgtgcggggtctggggaagggtgtaagtggcaagccttaccctcgcctgtgcaatgcgaggagaccgcgactcgaacccgggaccttccggtcacaggcg GCTGGACGATTTTGGATGTATGGGGCAATGTTGGATTCTTGGCTGCTGTCTGTTGACCAG GGGAAGTTGGAAACATCCTATCGAAATTTGTAA